In one window of Bacteroidales bacterium DNA:
- a CDS encoding SPFH domain-containing protein: MGLINKIKGEFIDIIEWLDPSNDTMIHRFERYNNEIKYGAKLVVRESQVAVFINEGQVADVYQPGTHTLETQNMPILTTLKGWKYGFHSPFKAEVYFCNTKNFTDLKWGTKNPVMMRDADFGVVRIRAFGNYAMRIKDAVKFIKEVAGTDGSFTTDKITEQLKNIVMTRFTDIVASSKIPVLDLASNYDELSKFVYDRIGSEFLEYGIELSKFLVENISLPPDVEAAMDKRTSMGVIGNLNAFTQYQTAMGIEEAAKNPGGNAGAGIGMGMGFAMANQMGQNMNQNQNVNQQQQNVPPPPPIVQYYVAVNGQQTGPFGEQQLAQMAQGGQLTKDSLIWKNGMAAWTAAGQVPEVAKLFTQAPPPLPPQ; the protein is encoded by the coding sequence GATATCATAGAATGGTTAGATCCGTCGAATGATACAATGATTCATCGTTTTGAAAGATATAATAACGAAATTAAATACGGTGCAAAGCTGGTAGTACGCGAATCACAGGTTGCAGTTTTCATCAATGAAGGTCAGGTTGCTGATGTATATCAGCCGGGCACGCATACTTTGGAAACTCAGAACATGCCGATACTTACCACGCTGAAAGGCTGGAAATACGGCTTTCACAGCCCGTTCAAAGCAGAAGTTTATTTCTGTAATACTAAAAATTTTACCGACTTAAAATGGGGAACTAAAAATCCAGTGATGATGCGCGATGCTGATTTTGGTGTTGTGCGTATACGTGCTTTCGGGAATTATGCAATGCGTATTAAGGATGCAGTGAAATTTATTAAAGAAGTTGCCGGAACCGATGGTTCATTCACAACCGATAAAATTACGGAACAACTTAAAAACATTGTGATGACAAGGTTTACCGACATTGTCGCTTCAAGTAAAATTCCGGTTCTCGACCTTGCTTCAAACTATGATGAGCTTTCAAAATTTGTTTATGATAGAATAGGTTCTGAATTTTTAGAATACGGAATTGAACTTTCAAAATTCTTAGTTGAAAATATTTCACTTCCTCCTGATGTGGAAGCTGCAATGGATAAAAGAACCAGCATGGGTGTTATTGGAAACCTCAATGCGTTCACGCAATACCAGACTGCAATGGGAATTGAAGAGGCAGCAAAAAATCCCGGTGGTAATGCAGGTGCCGGAATAGGCATGGGAATGGGCTTTGCCATGGCAAACCAGATGGGGCAGAACATGAATCAGAATCAGAATGTAAATCAGCAACAGCAAAACGTTCCGCCACCACCTCCTATAGTTCAATATTACGTTGCAGTGAATGGGCAACAAACAGGTCCGTTTGGTGAACAACAACTTGCACAAATGGCCCAGGGCGGACAATTAACCAAAGACTCATTAATCTGGAAAAATGGAATGGCTGCATGGACTGCTGCCGGACAGGTTCCTGAAGTTGCAAAACTTTTTACACAGGCTCCTCCACCGCTGCCTCCTCAATAG
- a CDS encoding toxin-antitoxin system YwqK family antitoxin yields MKSVYLFLCTLIFSGVSFSQKVSETGDSINKTDSKGFMQGYWEVTNNNNTTEKGFYVNNEKDGSWSTCNKKGIVTKVESYRMGKKNGITLTLDDNGYLKSESFYINDLLQGYSRTYLVGARIGTEIFYKDGIMNGRKRVYYESGKIQEDANFKNGLRDSTTKWYNDKTIPMAEYFYRNGVFNGVNKTYSDTGNVIIEETYSNNILNGAYKEYFDTKDKKVKVSGTYVNGLKEGAWTEYDETGKVVKETMWKKGQKK; encoded by the coding sequence ATGAAATCAGTTTATTTGTTTTTATGCACGTTAATTTTCTCAGGAGTTTCATTCTCGCAGAAAGTTTCAGAAACAGGTGACTCAATTAATAAAACCGATTCAAAAGGTTTTATGCAGGGATATTGGGAGGTGACGAATAATAACAATACAACAGAAAAAGGGTTTTATGTTAACAATGAAAAAGATGGTTCATGGTCAACATGTAATAAAAAAGGTATTGTTACAAAAGTTGAATCCTATAGAATGGGGAAGAAGAATGGTATAACACTAACATTAGATGATAACGGGTATTTAAAATCAGAATCATTTTATATCAATGATTTGTTACAGGGTTATTCCAGGACATATCTTGTCGGCGCCAGAATTGGAACGGAAATATTTTATAAAGATGGAATAATGAATGGGCGAAAAAGAGTTTATTATGAATCGGGAAAAATCCAGGAAGATGCCAATTTTAAAAATGGTTTGCGCGATAGCACTACCAAATGGTACAACGATAAAACCATTCCCATGGCAGAGTATTTTTATAGAAATGGTGTTTTTAATGGTGTGAATAAAACCTATTCCGATACCGGTAATGTTATTATTGAAGAAACATATTCCAATAACATACTTAACGGTGCTTACAAAGAATATTTCGATACTAAAGATAAAAAAGTAAAAGTCAGCGGAACCTACGTGAATGGCTTAAAAGAAGGTGCCTGGACGGAATACGATGAAACCGGAAAAGTTGTAAAAGAAACCATGTGGAAGAAAGGGCAGAAGAAATAA